DNA sequence from the Chloroflexota bacterium genome:
ATTGCGAGGGCTTGGAGGACAGGCTACGAAGAGGGATGATTGGCAGCTTTCACGAACCTCTTGCCCAAGCAACGTTACGGAACATCGCACTTATCACTATATCAAATATAGAAGAAGATGTCAACAGATGTTCAATAGTGATTACCCACAAGTTGCCGGGGCAGGGCGATTCATGAATCGTCCCTGCCCACGGGTAGGCGGCGACAGCTAATCCCCCGTCTGGGAAAAGGCCCTCAGGAGGTGCTATCCATGCAGCACTGCTCACAAAATGGCCCCTTATGGGCTCACCAACACGAGAGAAGGAGGCCACCTTCAGATAAGCGACAAAGGAATTCTGCGGATGAAAGGAGGCTCACCTAAAAGTGTGTCTGAGAAATGCCGTTGCTTCTGCCGCGGGGAGGCCCGGAAGGGCAAAGCCCCTCCGGAAAAAGCCCTTCTTCTGCCTTCAACCTGCCTGGCCTCGGCCTGGGCCCTTCGGAAAGGGCCGAGAAAGGCAGGTGCAGGCGTGCAGGCCGGAAAAGTGGGGTTCTCCGTGGAGGGACGATCCCCTCCTCCCCCCCGTGGAGTTGGTGGTTGAGGGAGCCCCCTGAGACACCCTGCTGGTAAATTTTCAGACACGCTCTAATACCGTGTGATCTCTCGCAGATATCGATAGAGGAAATGTCGGCCGATCCAGCGCCACAGGCGGTCGCTCAGGAAGCCAAGGATGCCGATCGCGACGATGCCGGTGAACATCCAGTCAATGCGGAAGAACAGGCGAGAGGTCCAGATGAGATATCCAAGGCCAGAGTTGGCAGCGAGCATCTCCGCCGCCACGATGACGAGAAAGGACGAGGCAAGTGCAAGCCGCATGCCCACGAAAATGAAGGGTATGGACGCAGGAACGGTTACGTGGAAGAAGAGCTGTCTGGGGTTCGCGCCAAGCACTCGACCGGCGTCCAGCTTCTCCTGCGGGATAGACGTCACACCCGTAGCCGTATTGATGGTCACGATGAAGCCGGTAGCATACATGATGAGCAGTATCTTGGACGTCTCCCCTACACCAAACCATACCATGAACAGAGTAAGAAAGGCAATGGCCGGAATGAAGCGGAAGAAGTGGATAAAGGGATCAACGAGGGCCCTAAACAGCGGTGATATTCCGATGAACAGTCCTATGGGGATTGCAAGCAAGCTGCCTAGAGCCCATCCGACGAAGATACGTAAAAGGCTCACTGCAACGTAGCTGATGAGCGTTCCCTGGCTCAGCAGGTTGACCGCTCCGATCAGGACGGAAGTTGGCGTGGGCAGGAAAAAAGGGTCCACGAGATACATGGCCGTGAGTTGCCAAAGGATAATGAAGGCACCCACGCCTCCAGATGCGATTAGGGCATGTCGTCTCACTGGCGGTGCCATAGCACCAATACTTCCTCCTCGATGGCTTTTTGAATCTCTCGCGCAACCTCGATCAGAGCAGGATCGAGTTCATCCCGCGGGTAAGGTAGTTCGATCTCAAAAATGTCTCGGATCGTCGATTCGGGAGGAGCGGTCATGACCGCCACCCGTTGGCCAAGGAGCACCGCTTCCCGGATGTCATGCGTGACATAGATGAAGGTCTTCCCAGTCTCCTGCCAGATATCTACCAGCTCTTGTTGTAGAAAACGTCGGGCTTGAGCGTCTAAAGCGGCAAAGGGCTCGTCCATCAGAAGAATACGAGGATCAACCGCCAAGGCGCGTGCGATCTGCACCCGCTGTTTCATGCCCCCCGAAAGCTGAGAAGGATATTTATGTTCGTGTCCCTGGAGTCCCACCATCCGAATATGACGAGCCACCCGTTCCTTGCGTTCCTCGCGGCTGAACGGCAGGAAACGAAGGCCAAATTCCACATTTTGATGCACATTCAGCCAATCGAATAAAGGGGTTTCCAGGGATTGGAAGATCATACCCCGCTCACGGCTGGGGCCTCTGACGGGCCCAGATAGAGTGGTGCGGACTTCGCCATCAGTGGGAGATAGGATCCCCGCGATGATCTTGAGGATTGTGCTCTTGCCACAGCCACTTGGGCCGACGAGCACAAAGAACTCCTGCGGCCGAATGGAGAGCGTCACATTCTTGATCACCCAAGTGGCCTGGGGATGGCTGTCCTCGTAGACCTTTCCGACGCCCACCAATTCCACGCCTTCAGCGTTAGGGCTTGAATCGGCGAGACCCGTTCTTTCCGTCATCGTCTCACTTAATCCCCCAGGAAATCCCAGAGTACGCCACCCTCTGCATGGACAGGGCCGCTAATTCCCAGCAGATGGGCAAAGGTTGGAGCAACATCTGTCAGGCGATGGGGGTAACTGCGGCGATATCCCGAGCGTATCCCCGCCCCTCCCCAGAAGCTCATGGAGCTATTCTCATACGTCTTGTATCGCGCTGTAGGAAGATACGGTGTGTGATGCCCGACGACCAACTCGAGCGGCATCACGATGCCAGCCCCCACCCGTTCTGGCCGCAATCGCGCGCTCCGAAGAGAGTCTATCATTCCGTCCCATGTACTGTAGCCTGGTCGCAGGAAGAACACCACATCCCCTACTCGCTCAGCCGAAGCCCCGCTCAGGCATAGATCCTCCCGCCGACAGGCCAGCTGGATCACGGGATCGCCCGTCTCTGGATCGCGGATCGCGTACAGCGCGTCGATGATCCTCTGTCGAACAGCCTCATAATCCCTTCGGGGGACGATCCCCTCCGGCTCTCGCCCCTCTAGATTGACCCAAATGTGCTGAGGGTCAAGGTAAGGAACAGCGAGCGATCGATTTATGTTAATTCGATAGGTGCCTGCTTCCGCGTCCCAGTCATACTGCACCAGTTGCGCCGCGCGAAGAGCCTCTACGATGGAAACATACCGCCAGCATGGTAGGGCGCCATGATCGGAGAGGACCGCGATGGTGGTTTCACCGTCGTCGAAAGCGGAAATCATGTTGCCCACCAACTCATCGACGACACGGTACGCTTGGGCGTAGAAGTCCCAGGCATCCTTCCTGAGCTTGGGGGTGCTGTACGGGACATCCTCATCCAGGTACCCGAGCAGCGTATGATTTATCAGATCGATCAGGTGGAAGTGAAGGAAGAGAAGATCGAACCCTCGCGTGGATGCCACATGCTCCGCCGCCCGGGTCAGCCATTGGACCTGATATCCTGCTTGTTCGAGGATGATCTCGTAGCTCACGTTGGCCGGCCCATAGGAACGTAGCTCCTGGTCTACCGGGACATAGGGGCATTCAAAGCCTTCCACATAGGGACCGACCTTGGCGAAAAGTTCAGAGGCCAGCTCCTCCGGGTAGCTCCAGCCGCTGGCGCGCACAACGTCGGTGCAGTATAACTCCAAATGCCGGGCATCGGAGGAGAGATGGACGAGTTTAAGACGATATACTACTTGGTCCCCAAAAGGCCCTGCTTTTAACCAAGGGCTCCACTCTCCAGGCCGGAGCGTACAGAGCCTTTCCCCATCCCGGAGAACGTCCAATGAGCCATAGCTCCCCCCCGCGTCTCGCCGAATCATCACATGCAGCCGCTCCTGGAAGCCCGCCGAGCTATCGCCAATGGTGATCTCATCCCAGAGCAGACCATCCGGCTTTGGCTTCGGGCTGAGGCTCACGTAGGATATCTGAGCGGTGGGAAGGGTAAGCTTTGTGTGAACAGGCTCTCCGGTGGCGAAAACCCGAGACTTCGACACACGCCATGGTTCTCCGCCCGGCGTTACACCGCCCAGCACGATCTGCTGTTCATGCAACGATGGCCATCCTGTGGGATAGTTAAGAACAGCGGAAGAGAGGCCTTGGCGTGCAGCAGTTGTCCAGATAAGCTCCGCCTGAGAGCTGGTGGCTTGCTTATTGCGAAGAGGGTCATGCTCGCCGGCCATCATCGGCTCGCCAGGGAGATGGGAGGTGAAGCTGAAGATGCCGTGAGTGGCCGGCTCCGCCCCGCTGGCGATGGTAGTCCAATTTGTGGGGGTATCCGCAGGAATCGAAGGCAAGGCCTCAGCAACTACACCCCGCTCCATATGCCGCTTCAAATGCGGCATTAGGCCTTGGTCTATGAACCGCAAGGCCAGGGATAGCATAGCGCCGTCGATCCCAACGAGTATGACTCTCCTCACGCGCCGTTTGGCCACCTAAACCTCCTACAAGCGAGTGGACTCATCTGCGAAAGCATGCCATGGGCAATCCAGTCCGTTTCCAAAGACCGCCACACCTAAAAGGGATGATGCGGATCGGAAGATGAGCGAAGTTAGCACATCAAGGTAGGCTCGCGCCGGCCATCGGGCGAGCCTACCCTCGGCGTCAACGAAACATCTTGCCGGAAGCGTCCCGCGTGGCTCGGTTCGGCCAGGGTCGATCCCCTGCTCCGGGTGCCTCGAGGGCGCTGGCCTAGAGATCCACGCGGTCCGGAGCGACTTTGCGCAAGGGGTCGGGATCGACGAGCTTGTCCACATCGATGGGTTTGTCAACGACGTTGCGCTCCACCATAAACTCGGCCAGGCTCTTGAGCATCTCCACCTGGCGCTTCTGCAGGGTCATTTGGTAATTCTCGATCTTCATCACCGGCAATATGTCTTCTGCCGCCGCTCCCGTCCTCTTAGCGACGATCTCAGCACCCTCTTCCATGTTCTCGACAAGCCAATCGGTGGCCTCAACGAGGGCGGCGAGGGAGGCCTCCACCGCTTCCGGATTGTCCTGCAGGAAGTCCTTGTCCACGACGATGTAACCGAGCGTCTGATGCTTGGCTGCTGAATCATCCGTGAGGATCGTGATTTCCTCTACATCAGCGAGCTGCTTGGGCCCATCTGCCCAGATCCAGGCGGCATCGATCTGCCCCGAGCGCAATGCGGCCACGATCTCGAAAAGGCTGGTGAATTCGACCATCTCAGCGCTCTCGGGCGGGACGCCGTTGATCTCCAGATAGCGGCTGGTAATGTATTCCTGAACCGTGCTTCGGGCGACGCCTAAGCGCTTGCCACGCAAATCCTCAGGCCCCTTGATGTCACCCCGCACGGCCAGTTTGTGGAAGCCCGGCTCGGGCTCCATAATCACGGCAACAATGCGGAACTGATCTGCCGGGGCGCGCGTCAGCCCAGCGAAGTCGATCACCACGCCGAAATGCGTCCGGTCCGCAAGCACGGCATCCACAGTGTCTACCCCAAAGGAGAAAGTCTGTAGCTCTGCGTCCACACCGTGTTTTTCGAAGAACCCTTTTGCCACTGCGACGTCGATCTGCGCCCCCAGGATGAAGCTGTCCACCCCAAAACGCACCTGATATCGCTCCTGAGGTGGAGCTTGGGATGGGGCTTGGGGCTGAGCTTGGGGTTGGACCTGGGGTTGGATAGGCTGACACGCCGTTACGGTTAGCATCACCAGGACCAGGAACACGCCAATGGCTCTGAACGGAAGGAAGGCTCTCATCATCGTACCTCCTCACGTACGATATGCTGGTGTGGGAGGCACCAGCCTGCCCCCCACTGGGCGAGCGAGGGCTTTTGCAAACCTGGGGACTGGCCCAGAAAACGGACCCCGGGCGTCTCACTTCTTCTCCCAAGCCTGGGTGCTCTTCGTCACTTTCGCCTGCTGCGTCTCAGGATGTGTTGCGAGATCACGTCCGATCGTGTATAGCTCTCCGAGTAAATGAGGGGACGGCCGGTTTCGCCATATGCCGTTTGTCTTGTGAAAATCACCGGTGCCCCCTGGGATAACTTCAGTTTCTCGGCGACCCGCTTCGTCGCTCGACGCGCCTCAATTGTTGCCCAGGCCGTATCCAAAGTTTCGCCCCAGGCCTCCTGCAGGAATGACCACATATCTTCGCCAAACCGAGAGGGATCCAAGGGAGTGCCATTGATCTCTTGGGGAAGGTAATCGATCAGATAGATGGCTGGGACATCATCGGCAAGGTAAACTCGAGAGATCTGCCAGAAAGGGATCTCCTCCTCAAAACCGAGGGCTTGGCGAGCCTGGTCTGCTAATCTGCCGCGAAGCACTTCCCGATACTCGAAATCCGTCATGCGGCTCGTATACCCGGCCTCCCGGATGATCTCCGGAATTGGCCTGAGCTCACTCAGGTTGGCCCTGACCAGGCCCGCATTCGCACTGACAAAGGTGCCCACACCCCATCGGCGGATGAGGAGGCCGCTCGCTCGTAGCTCTTCCAGAGCCTCCCGCACCGTAGCCCGGCTAACCCCCAACAACGCGGCGAGTTGCTGCTCCGACGGTAATCGATCCCCAGGCCGATAACGCTCGCGGATGGCCTGCTCGATCCTCCGACGCGTCGCGGCTACTCGCGTGGTGAGCTCGAGCTTTGATTCCTGATCGTCACGATGTAAAAAAGTCCTAGAATGTGCCATTTTGGAGCCGATTGGTAAGAGGTCTGACGTCTGATCAATTTTGATTATATCACAGAAACGGAAGGGCCGTCAACAGGAGGCGTTCTTTGGTAGTGTATCCAAAATGTGTGGAAATTCCGCCAGGCCCATCGCAAGCCCACAGGGGAGGTGCGGAGGGACCTCCCTCCGCCAAAACATCCTCTTTTTCCGCTTTGCACCTGTCCTTTCCCGGCCTGATTCGGGTGGGCAAGGCCGGGCAGGCAAGTGAGGGGCGGAAACCAGGAAGTCTCTTTTGAGGGGCTGCGCCCCTCAAAGCTCCCTGCTGTATTTCCACCGAAAAAGATACACTACCCGTTCTTTCAGCTAGAATGTCGCCGAGGGGAGATCACATCCGCGGAGAAACAGGGCACCATCGAAGAGCGCCACAAGCGCTCGCGCCTCATGCAACATCGCTATCTACGCAGGCCCGCTTTCCCTTCGCTCACACCCCCTTGAGCGCCCCGGCCGTCAGGCCCGCCACGAAATACCGCTGCATCAGGAGGAAGACGAACACCACAGGCAGCGTGTTCAGGAAGGAGCCCGCCAGGATCGTGCCGAACGGCGTGAGATAGGGACCATAGAGAACTGCCACACCCAGATTCACCGTGTAGAGCAGCTTGTCCTGCAACACGATCAAGGGCCACAGATAGTCATTCCAGGCGCCGTTAAACGCCAGGATGCCCAGAATGCCGAACGCCGGCTTCTGAATCGGCATCACGATCCGCCAGAAGAGCCCGAACTCCGTACACCCATCGATGCGTCCCGCGTCCAGCAGCTCATCCGGAACGCTCAGCATGTACTGGCGCATGAGGAAGATGAAGAACGGGCTGGCCGCGAACGGCACGATGATCGCCCAGTAGGTGTTCAGCCACTTCAGCTTGGCCATCTCGATGAACAACGGGACCAGCAGGACCTGGAACGGGAGCATGATGCTCAACAACACGAAGAGGAATCCCGCCTTCTTCAACTTAAAGTCGTACTTGGCGAACGCGAAACCCGCCAGCGATGAGAGGAAGATACTGAGCAGAGAGCGGGTGATCGCCATGAAGAAGCTGTTGAACATCCACCGCCAGAACGGCAGCTCCTGAAACAGGTAGCGATAGTTCTCCAAATACAACGGGATAAAGCCCAAGACCATGGTGACCTTGCCCGGGTACAGGTTCGGATCCTTCAGGGTCTTGGGATAAAAGGTCAAAGGCCAGCTCCAGATCTCGGAGTTGGGCTTGAACGTGGACGCGATCATGTACACGTAGGGTGCAGCTGTGAGGACCACACCGACGAGCAGCAGGGCATTGATGACGATCGTCAGCACCAGATTCGTGGCGTGCATCCCCAGGGCGAAACGCCGCCTCTCGATACGCCTTTCCACCCGCGTGACTGCCATATCTCAATCCTCCCGGAATGCGCCGAAGAAGTACAGGTTGACCGCCGACA
Encoded proteins:
- a CDS encoding ABC transporter permease encodes the protein MAPPVRRHALIASGGVGAFIILWQLTAMYLVDPFFLPTPTSVLIGAVNLLSQGTLISYVAVSLLRIFVGWALGSLLAIPIGLFIGISPLFRALVDPFIHFFRFIPAIAFLTLFMVWFGVGETSKILLIMYATGFIVTINTATGVTSIPQEKLDAGRVLGANPRQLFFHVTVPASIPFIFVGMRLALASSFLVIVAAEMLAANSGLGYLIWTSRLFFRIDWMFTGIVAIGILGFLSDRLWRWIGRHFLYRYLREITRY
- a CDS encoding ABC transporter ATP-binding protein → MTERTGLADSSPNAEGVELVGVGKVYEDSHPQATWVIKNVTLSIRPQEFFVLVGPSGCGKSTILKIIAGILSPTDGEVRTTLSGPVRGPSRERGMIFQSLETPLFDWLNVHQNVEFGLRFLPFSREERKERVARHIRMVGLQGHEHKYPSQLSGGMKQRVQIARALAVDPRILLMDEPFAALDAQARRFLQQELVDIWQETGKTFIYVTHDIREAVLLGQRVAVMTAPPESTIRDIFEIELPYPRDELDPALIEVAREIQKAIEEEVLVLWHRQ
- a CDS encoding ABC transporter substrate-binding protein encodes the protein MRFGVDSFILGAQIDVAVAKGFFEKHGVDAELQTFSFGVDTVDAVLADRTHFGVVIDFAGLTRAPADQFRIVAVIMEPEPGFHKLAVRGDIKGPEDLRGKRLGVARSTVQEYITSRYLEINGVPPESAEMVEFTSLFEIVAALRSGQIDAAWIWADGPKQLADVEEITILTDDSAAKHQTLGYIVVDKDFLQDNPEAVEASLAALVEATDWLVENMEEGAEIVAKRTGAAAEDILPVMKIENYQMTLQKRQVEMLKSLAEFMVERNVVDKPIDVDKLVDPDPLRKVAPDRVDL
- a CDS encoding GntR family transcriptional regulator is translated as MAHSRTFLHRDDQESKLELTTRVAATRRRIEQAIRERYRPGDRLPSEQQLAALLGVSRATVREALEELRASGLLIRRWGVGTFVSANAGLVRANLSELRPIPEIIREAGYTSRMTDFEYREVLRGRLADQARQALGFEEEIPFWQISRVYLADDVPAIYLIDYLPQEINGTPLDPSRFGEDMWSFLQEAWGETLDTAWATIEARRATKRVAEKLKLSQGAPVIFTRQTAYGETGRPLIYSESYTRSDVISQHILRRSRRK
- a CDS encoding carbohydrate ABC transporter permease; this translates as MAVTRVERRIERRRFALGMHATNLVLTIVINALLLVGVVLTAAPYVYMIASTFKPNSEIWSWPLTFYPKTLKDPNLYPGKVTMVLGFIPLYLENYRYLFQELPFWRWMFNSFFMAITRSLLSIFLSSLAGFAFAKYDFKLKKAGFLFVLLSIMLPFQVLLVPLFIEMAKLKWLNTYWAIIVPFAASPFFIFLMRQYMLSVPDELLDAGRIDGCTEFGLFWRIVMPIQKPAFGILGILAFNGAWNDYLWPLIVLQDKLLYTVNLGVAVLYGPYLTPFGTILAGSFLNTLPVVFVFLLMQRYFVAGLTAGALKGV